In Pleuronectes platessa chromosome 8, fPlePla1.1, whole genome shotgun sequence, the genomic stretch GAAAGTCAAGCAGCAGCAAGTCAAGCAGCAGAAAGTCAAGCAGCAGAAAGTCAAGCAGCAGAAAGTCAAGCAGCAGAAAGTCTGGCGGCTCCTGAGCGACAGATTCCTCACAGCGCTGCAGAGTTTTCTTagcaacacacaaaacaaaactccaATTCAAATTCTGCACACACGCTCAGCGTCTCCTGTGGCTCAGCATCACACACCCGGGACGTCCTCTCACTGGAGGGACGTCCTCTCACTGGAGGGACGTCCTCTCACTGGAGGGACTCCAGGACGGACGGCTGGGGGACAGCGTCTCCGTCAAGCTTCatcagtgaggaagaggaggcctctgtgacctctgaccctttaCACTTATTATTACCTCTATTATTAGTTATCAATAATCCTTAGGTTAAGGTCTTACAAAGTAATAATACGTTATATAAGCTGTAAGAAAATAATCTTTCTGCTCTTTTCACAAACTAAACCACAAAGGTTAATGTTTGTTTccattcattcagttgttttgCTATTTATTAGGAAAATGTGAACTTTCTGAGTGTTGAAGGGTTTaactcaattttttttaatcggcaagatttaaaatgttatagTTTATAGCTCAAACAAAACAGTGGAGCTGTAAACACAAGAGGGGATACTTTATAAATCACATGATCTATTGTTGATGTTAATAATTTTTGATAAAAGCCATTTTAAGTAAAGATTTAGATACAGGagctcaaactggacaaactattTTTCGTTTCTCTAACAACTGAAAGTTTctacaggttctctctcatgtttggaagggggggggggatgttcgGCTGCAgtatgacacttcaccactagatgtcactaaatcctacacactgaacctttaatccaCAACCAGCTGAATTATCATGATGGAATAACAGTGTGTaaggattgtgtgttttgttatttctaCACAAAAtcttaaatgtaaatgtcagtGAACATGCGTgtcaatgtgtgagtgtgtgtgtgtgtgtgtgtgtgtgtgtttatgtgtgagtgtgtgtgagtgtgtgtgtgtgtgtgtgtgtgtgtgtgcagctgatgCCTGTTAAATGGCAGTGTGTGTAAGGAGCAGCTGATCTACCTGTTGGATCAGTGTTGGTTTCTGTTGAGCTGGTTGTGAGGGCGTTCCCACCATCACAGcgtatcctctctctctctctctctctctctctctctctccctccctcccaccttcCTCTGTGTCTTAGTGGAAAGTATGACATGAGTAATGCAGATGGAGATCATGTAGAATGGCTTCAATTACCAGACTAACCTCACTCAGTTGTTGAATCAATCAAATCACAGAATCAGGAATGCAAAGGATTCTAGAGATCCTGAAGGTCGGAGGTGAGGAGGTCACCTTCCTGTGACCTCTGTCTGGAGGCCACAGCGTCAAACCTCTGCTCTACTTCCCAGTTTGTGCACCAGCGGACATTTTGACACCTCAGTTCAGGATGTTGACCTTGACGTTGACCTCTGGAAGGTGAGACGCCCACAGCTggtcagtgggaggaagtgcagctctcgtctgtgtctgtctgtgagcaCTTCCTCACGTGTCGGAGCAACAGACGCTTCCCTCTCTGGACCTGGAGTCGTGTCTGTATTCGTTCCCAGTTGTTGTCAGTATAATATTCTCCAGTTCTCTGGAACCCACGAgcatcttcttctccttctggcTTCGGCTCCGGTGTCTGGACTCGGCTCAGGACTCTGGTTTCCTGCTGGAACCTTTTCTGGAGCTCAGCCTGCAGCCGCCTGTCTGCCTCCTTCACTCCAACTCCAGTGAACTCCTGTCTAATTCATCtacttctattttattttaaattactttACTACTACTGCTACGTTTTACTAATttctgaaaagaaaaacctttttGATCAAGAAGTGATGTCACCTCAGTACTTTGATCTGCTCCGATtcagtaaaaataataaacttgtgTTACACTTTTCTTAATCTGACTAAATACTTTACAATGAACAATGAGAATAATAAAGACGGAACACAAGCAGAGGAAAcagaacaattaaataaatagatttatataattaaataaagagGATGAGTCCTTGTAGATAAGAGTCATCATGACAAGCAAACAAATTTAATTGAGCCTTGacactttacagtttaaccatgaaaTTCATCATAAATATGGATAATTGCAAATATTATAAACTATTATGTTATCTCTCATGTTAAcgctaaatgaaaaaaacaagtacagccaaatatattgatatgttattataaataaagatatataaACTCTGGAAAGTCTCTTATCAGCTTCGGTTTCTAATAACTCATCCGGGTTCTTctctataaatgtaaatatatgaagagcttgttgttgtgatgtttgtgtaaCAGCCTGTGGACTGATTTATATTTAAGAGATGATCACAAGCGTTCTGCAGAGCTCGGTCACGGGGACAAAGGGACAATGTAATGACATCACCGGCCATTTGTTGAGTCCATGTTGCCGTTCACTttactctgccccccccccccctgtcctctcactcctgAAAACCTTCCAGATTCATCTCCGGAAGTTTCCTGAATAGCTGCAGCAGATTCCAGCTCCATCTATTGTAGCTGCAGCGCTTCCTCACTTCCTTTATCAGCCAGTGACGCTGCTGAGGGACATGCGTGTAAACAAAGCCTGAAAACAAaagctcaacccccccccccccccccccccaggccccCCGccgcccaccaccaccaccaccaccctttCTAAAACCTCATCCCGCCATTGTATAGCCCGGCTTCCTCCCTGCATTCGGACCTCGGATGTTCAGTTTCCCTCAAAGCACACTTCAGTCGGTTTAacttataataacaataatgtttatttctgtaaacATGGCGGTTAGATAGTtggcaacaacacacagacaccttcACATTCTGTAAGTTAAAAGAGCTTCATGGGTACAAAACAGAGAGACGGacgcgaggaagaggaggggagtgaggaagaggaggggaggtcTTCTCGTCCGAGGTCAGCGGGGTCAGCTCGGGGTCCTAGAGGTCGGGACGTGTCAGTCCAGCACCGAGCCGTGTTCGGCGGGGAGACCCTCCGCCCGCCGCCACTTCGCGTTCCGCTGCTTGAACCAGACCTGGAGGaaccagagagaaggaggaaggttAGCAATCAGGTGACAGGTCAGGTGACAGGTCAGGTGACAGGTCAGGTGACAGGTCAGGTGACAAACGGCTGCAGAGGCGGACACAGGAGAGCGATGAGGTCACTGGTCCCGGCGACTAATCACAGCCATGACATGAATATTCCTGAGAAGGTGGAGTTCTGCTATTGTCACGAAGGATTTGAACCAAATACGATTCTGTTGTTctgctttttctcctcctcgggCCTCAAGGCTCCACTCACACAATAACTTGACACAATAACTTGACACAATAACTTGACACAATAAGTTAACGGTTGGCCCGAGCTCTTTGTATGAGTCATCAACGGGCAACCGAGTATCCTGTTTACATACATGTGCTGTGGTTACGCTCACGCAAGACACAACATGTGCTGAACTAAAGTACATTGTACACATCAAAGAGTTTTCACCGCACAAAACAGGTTGGTTTAGTCTTTCATCATAttcataatattaataatatagaaGTGAAAAGCTTCAACATCTGGTTGAATCGTGTACAATTTTAAGATTTAGATTATTTACACTGTTTCGCTTTAGTTCTGAAAGTTAATAGATCTATTAGATATAATAAAATGCTTTAGTAATGTCCCGGGTTCCATTAAACCTTGGAACTTGGAATTATCGACCCAGGGTCAGAATTCAGTCTCAGAGAGTCGGAGGAACTTCACCACCCTCGACTTTGAAATCCAAGATGGCCCCTCTGTGCAAAGCGTTACTGTTTATTAGCACTTCTGTCATTAACTTATTCATACGTCCACTTACTGTGTGGACGTTTTACCTTGGTGTTAGTATACTTGAAATACTGCGTAATGCGTTGAGGATACTTTATAAATCACATGATCTATTGTTGATGTTAATAATTTTTGATAAAAGCCATTTTAAGTAAAGATTTAGATACAGGagctcaaactggacaaactattttttgtttcttattaTTTAACAACTGAAAGTTTCTACAggttctctcatgtttggaagggggggggggatgttcgGCTGCAgtatgacacttcaccactagatgtcactaaatcctacacactgaacctttaatccaCAACCAGCTGAATTATCATGATGGAATAACAGTGTGTaaggattgtgtgttttgttatttctaCACAAAATCTTAAACGTAAATGTCAATGAACATGCGTGTGTCAACCTGGTTTACAAAAGTTTATCTGCTGGTTAACGTAAACATTGATCCTCACTCAACTGGAACTCACTCAACACGGGTGACCGGGGTGTGATGTCATTCTGAAGTCAGAACGCAGCATTAGATTTGCACCAGGACTAAATAATGACCATGTTTCGAGGCTGGTTTGTGTTGAACGTGATAAAACTCTCTTGTTTATCTCGAGACGTGAAATCCTCGAAGCGAGAGCAGCGTTCTGCTTTCCTTCACCAGACTCATTATCTTCACAACGACATTAAAGTGGGATTTCTCGGCGTGCGGAGGCCGACTGTGGTCAGTGACTCATGCAGACGCAGCCTTGACCTGGAGGCGCTCGTGTCGGAGCAAACCACAGAAAACAAAAGTCTCTGTGTAATTTGCAACACAGGATTCTGGCAGCGGCCGCTCCTCTGGATCCAGTTCTCCCACCGCTCGGCTAACGACTGCTGCTCTGGATCCAGTtctcccactgctcctctgaaaGCTGCCGGCCAGATGATGACTGCGCCGGGCGCCGCGACACACGCCCGTGACCTGACGCCCCCGCTATGTTGCGGCTGGCGTTGTTATGGGATCCACAACAACGCTGACATCATCTCGATaacgctgggggggggggggggggggaggggagggagggatccagctctgcagcttcaggacaCGAGGCCCGGACTGGAGGCGTGAGACGAGAGCCTGGCAGGACGAACATGTCCTCACCACATCCTCACTGGAGACACGTGAGATTCACATTCAGAGTTTTCTGGGTTTGCACTTGGATGTGAGAAGTAGTTTCTGTAGCTCCCTGTGTTTCAGAACATCTGTGTGAGGAGATGAACTCATTTTAAAGTTCTTCTCTTCGAAGGTCCAGTTTTTAAAGGTTCATCGGGTGAAGAGACCGTTTCTCTCTTTCCAGCGTTTGAATGGAACTCAAACGTTTTgcactttcttttgttttctgctcGTTCGGCCCGAAGCACAAAAGCTCTTTGATGTCTGGTGAAGCCATCACACACGTGCTATTTCTGAACAATCATGTCAGGATTTATAATCCCGCTGACGCACACAATGGCGCTTGTGTCATTTCCCGCCCATTGACTCCGAGTGGATTACATAACGAGGTCTTTCACCCCCCCGCTCCACCTTTAAAGCATTGAAAGCAAGTGAAACGTGTGAAAGGAGCAGAAACATGCTGCACAGCTGCACATTGGAGGAGCTGTTAATGTGGAACAGGGAGTGGAAGCCGGGGCGTGTTCCTCCAGCTAAAGCTTCTCCTCCAATGAGAGCTTTGTTAACTGATCCAGAAACACTCAAACTGAGGCAgggccacagagagagaaaggaagggagctgtttacccccccccacacctcacctcaccctgCCTGGACCGGGCTTCACCTGACAGCTCCGCCCGATGAAGAAGAACACCAGGATGAGTCAGGAAAGATTCTAATACAGGTTTAGGCAGAAAATCTGGATTTAATCCTCGGTGGGCAGAGCTAAATAAACTATTTCACTGAGTGACGCATCCTGAAACCCTGAAACTCAGGTCTGTGCACACCCAAAGGGATGATGATGACTTCTGAGGCCTCAACAGCTAGTTGTTCACCGACAAATTGAATCAActataatttaaataaactcATTTGTATCTATATTTTTTATCTATATATCGTTTTCTATGTTTTCGCATTAAAAAAGACTAGAAATCAAAGTAGGAACAGCACAAATCAGCTAAATCTCGTAATTTTAGAAGCTGGAACTTTCCGTTTGAAAAGTGACGTAAACCAATGTTTGATTATTAAAACAGCTGCGGAACAATAACTTGCCTTCAgttgattaatcaatttaaaGACTAACCAACAGTTGTTTGAGTGAAACCAGCCAGAACTGCTCCTATAAATCAAAATACCTCACGTGACTTTTCTTTCTGAACGAGGGGGAAACTGCCCGATGCACCTGTTTGCACCTGAGGGTGAAACCTGTGTCAGATCTGTTGTAACTGCAGCTCTGAGTGAAATCTGGAGGAACCGGCTGGAGGAGTCCGAGTGGAACAATCCAGCGTCGGCCTGACGTGCACAAGTTATTGATTGGTGAAGTGTTTGCACTGGGAGAGCTCATTATGGAGAGGACACGTGTCCCAGTCCACGTGAGAGCTCGGTCTCTCCTCAACCTCAAAGCAAAACCAGGAGCGAGGATTTGCCTGTGACATGAAACTCAAATTACAGAATTTACATGACCAGCCAATGAGCAAATAACCAGGTTGCTCTGCTGCCAGATCCCAAACAGGTTCAACAACTCTGACTTTATATTCCGGAATGAAACGTCCAATCGTTGCAACTCTTGCATCGACTCATTTCTCGGGAGCGTTTGAACTGGTTGCCAGTGACTCTATCTGGTGGAGGAATGCTACTGGAGGTGTCTGCATAACTTCAGCTGCTGTTATCGCTGCGCTGAGGCTTCACATCTGGATCCTGATGTGGACGCTGCTCCGACGCGGCAGTGGAGGACATTCCTCAGATAGAGGCCGGGTGGGAGAGCTCACACGTGGGAGACGCTCTGGAGCCCTGAGTCATAAAGGGATGCTTCATTTCATTAAATGACAGTTTTCTATTTCTTTTATCACGGATTATAACAACATCCTTTAATCTTACTGCACTTCACAAGTTGTTCAAAGGTTTTCTGCTCGAATCTGTGTGATCATGTGCTGATTTATAAACTCATTGATAAAGAGAAATCGAATTAAGCTGGTAGATAACATTGTCTAATAGAATATGGAGATCGTTAATATGCTTTTTGTTGTTTACATACATCCTGAACTTTGTCTTTTATCCTGATATGATGTGATTTCTGTCTTAGAAGCTTCTCAGTCAACATCAGCTCGTTAAACTCCTGTTGTCAAAGTCAACGATGAACTTTTACACTTAAACGTCAGAGTTCGACTGTTGAGAAGgattttaaaatctgtttttatatcatttagTAAGAAAAAGCAGAGCTGCAACTTCATTATTCATAAGCCTGTCGTTTATGTTACCATTTAAATGACTTGTTTTGTCTATTAAACAGAGATAAATACTAAGACTGTGTATTTTCATCATATTTGTATATCAGGTTGTTTGTGTATTGTTGGTTAAATTTTTGTGGAATTGTGTTTAGAACTAGTTTAAACTGATACTTCTTGTCctattagaaataaagaaaacataggTGCTAGTTTTATCCGAACAAAAAGCTAAACTCAACAAGTGAGTATTTGTCAATTCGCCCTTGAAAAATCTGTCAGCAAATCAACTAATCATTCCAGCTACACTTTTAAATATGTGTCTcactggagccaaacaaatacaCTTGGTCTTTCTCCTCCTTATGAAAGAAGTTGAAGTAACTGAAGAAGTTTTTTCCCACATGAACACATGACCTCTGTGAGCTCGGGCCCAAACAGATGAACGAGTGTttgtgaggaggagctgagtcGCTCTCAGAGCTGAAGGCAGCAGGAACCTGGAgcctgagtctctgagtccgAGAGGGAGAAACAAGCTGGAGCCGCCCGGCTGGCGACCAGCGGGGGGGCCCCGCCTTtgtcatcagtgtttgtttgcacaCAAACGAGGATTTATTCATCCCAGTCCACAAACCGGATCTATTCAGCGTCAGCACAGCGGCTCCAGGTTTGACTCGGAACATGTCGAGTCTCACTTTGTTTtcagaaaagacaaacacacatgtccCCTCGGCTTTTCTCTCCACATTTCCCCTCTGAGGTCACTGGACTGTGACACAATCCTGACTCATAGAGTATTTACACAAAGATGTTAAAGTTTCCTGAGATTGAAGAAAAACCTCTGAAACTGCACACAAGTAAAGTAAATACACCCTAATACTGTAGTTAAGTAGTTTTTAGTTACCATTCTCTTCTTTACAAGTCGCATTAAcataataaagaaatattttgtaCCATATATAGTACTTTTATTCATAGTACTCTTGTTATCAGCCAGATCCTGAAAACACATGAATATTCAACCTTTATCCTTCATtgttaagtgtatttgtattcaATTACTTACACAATGTAGTTTTAATTAAGTAAAAGTTTGAATACTGGACTCTTATTTGTACAGGTACTAGTATTTATTGTCTCTAAAAACATCTTCAAGTCCAATAAATACACTTTCTATTACAAGTGTTTGTGAGACTCAGTGGCTCCTATAGTGATGCTCCTAAGTGATATTATAGCTTATGAatatcataaataataaatctcAACTGGGACCATTACAGAAACACCTCAGTGAATCTAGAGAAGAGAAACATCAACTAAAGACTAAACTATAAAGTGCAAAGTTCATTACTTCAAGAAATTAGTGTCTGATCAGGATGAATACCTCTAAACCAGGAGTTAAGAACATCTGGGAAAGTTAATTCCAGATGTTTTCAGcactttatcacacacacacacacacacacacacacacacacacacacacacacacacacacacacacacacacagaagtgaaGCAGTGACTCACTAGTGTGTCCTCCTCTGACAGTCCGCACTCTGCCGCCACCAGCATGAGCGTCGTCCCGTCCGGGTACCGACAGCCCTTGAAACATTCCTCCAGCACTTTGACCTGCTCCTCGGACAGCTGCATCAGCTCGATCGCCTGGGAGGCcatggtcctggtcctggtcctggtacTGGTCCTGGTCCTAGTACTGGTCCTGGTACTGGTCCTGGTCCTAGTCCTGGTCCCTGACCGACACGGGGCTCCGGAGAGGAGAGCGGTGCGCGAGGCTGGGACGCGCCGAGCAGGAGGCACCGCGCTGCGCACAGGACGCGCAGGATGGATCAGCGTGGAGCGGAGGACTGACAGCTcgctgggagtgtgtgtgtgggtctgtgtgtgtctgtgggcgtgtgagtgagtgcgtgtgtgtgcggagGCTTTACTACTGTCAACAGAGGCGCGTCATGAggccagtcccccccccctcctcccagcaGGACcctcccacaaacacaaactggaggagtaggagaaggaggaggaggaggaggaggaggaggaggagggccacATTCAGCAAACAGGCCAATCAGGAAACAGCTCGTTAATGTAGATCATAGACAGAAGTTGTTATTGTGACTCAATAATTCAGCTTTATATTCATAAATTCAATAACAAACCACAGATTTATCAATATCTGCAGGAACTTTTAGTTACATAGCCGTAGAATAACAATTTGAACAAAAATgaatcaatcaaccaattaaTTAATTAGGTTAATTTCATTTAAGGTCCAGTATCTAAACAGTGTCTTCTTTTATAGgcttccaccaccagggggcgtaaaAACAATCTGTTATCAGATGTGAActccggactttctctggagtttcacaGAAGATTCTCCACTCGGACACATTCTTATCGATATGAGATCTTCGGGGCGCTCATTGACAtattcctccttttcttcctgaACAATGACAACATCCAGAGTGTGAATCTTTCCCAAGATGCAAAGCGTGTCAGTGACGAATAAGCCAACGAGCCAACAAGAGCAGCAGCTCGAGGAGGAAGTGACCATGAGGGTGAGATAAGCTACTGACACACATAAAGATGTGATGGGTGATAAAGACGATAACCGATGTTCTCTAGTCAACGTGTTCCACCTGGTTTACTCTCCACTCAGACTTATTGGTCCAAACTGGAAACCAGAAGCTTCCAGAACCAACATCTGTATATTCACCTGCAGGATCTGTTTCTCATTTCTCATTCCAGATGTAAGAActgcacagaaaacaaaccaagCTGCTGTTATTACACACAACAGACGTGTTGACGTCCCGAACTGGAATGTGACAGGATCTCT encodes the following:
- the hopx gene encoding homeodomain-only protein → MASQAIELMQLSEEQVKVLEECFKGCRYPDGTTLMLVAAECGLSEEDTLVWFKQRNAKWRRAEGLPAEHGSVLD